TAGGATTTAATAATAGGCAAGCTATTAATAAAGAGAGTCCAAATAGAGCATTATTTAGATTAGGCTTTAATGATGAAAAAAAAGGTACCAAAATAAGATTACATGGATTTAGAGGTACTTTTAGAAGTTTAATAGATACATTAGATACAAAAAATAGGTTTCCTTTTGAAGTTAAAGAGAGAGCGCTAGATCATCATGATAAAAATTTAGTGGCAAGAAGTTACAATCATAAAGCAAATTATCATGAACAAATGATTGAACTCATGAAATTTTGGAGTAAGTTTATTTGTTCATTAAAAACATAATTCTGCAAATATTAAAAAAGGACTTCACACACAATGAATGAAATTAATAAAATTTTATCAGCTAAGTATAAACATGAAAAATATAAAGATATAAAAATGTTAAGAGGTGTGGAATTTAATGAAAGAATGAAACTTGAATTTGCGTTAAGGGATACAAAAAATATTGAAGCAAGCAATTATTTAACAATTATTTATAATAATAAGAAAAAAAACAATGAACTAATTAATAACGAATCATTTCAAGAACTTTTAAGAGCCGCTAAAAATATAAACTTCTTTTCATTAAATATCCTGAATATAGAGGTTTATAAACATGATTTAATTTCTGCAGACTTATTTGAAGTTTTTGAATATTTAATAAAAACAAATTCAGAGAATAATAAACAAAATATAACTAATTATACTTATAGAAAAGTAAATGATAATACTACTGAAGAAGTTTATAACAACTACGAACATTATTTTAATATTAATGCAACTATAGATAAATATGATATTCGTCATAAATATTTTTATAATGCTTTACCTTATTATGAAGAAAATTTTTCCAATGAAGAAGATTTAATAACTAAAATTAATCAATCTCCTGAAAAATATTACCAAGGAACAGAAATTCAATTAAAAAGTAATTTAATCTTTGATAATAATGTAAATTTAAAAATAAATCTGGCAATGCCAGAAAATGAACTTGTTGATTATGTAAAGGAGCTGTCAGAATTATATAAGCATGGTAAAATAACAAAAAAAACGAATATTGAAAAAAATTATAAAACAATATTTAATGTGATTGGGAAAAAATATGTTACTGATCCAAAAGAATTTCAAAAGTTACTATTTATATATGACATGCATCATACACCGGAAGTAAATAAAAATGTTACTGCATTATTTAAAGAGTTAAATAAACTATTAAAAATGTCTGTTGAAACAAATGAAACTTCAAATGAACAAAAAGAAAATATTTCTGGATTAAAAGAAGATCCATTAAAAGGAAATGGATTAGCTGATTTATCTGGAAAATTCAAAAAAGCATTAGCTAATCAACTATATTTAGAATTATAAATGATTTAATTCTTACAAATATTCAAATTTAAATCTTAGTATTTTTTATAAAATATTGAGATTTTTTGAAAATCTCGTAATTATTTTTTATTAATATTAACAATTTATTACTTTTATCTTAACAAAAATCTTCAAAATTTATAACAACACTACAAAAATCTTAATAATACATTTAAAACCCATAAAATAGGCACTTGTATAGACATATTATTATATGTATAATTCCAAAATAATAAATTAAGAAAAAGGATTTACTCATGAATAATAATGAAAAAAAATGGTTATCAATAAAAGACACAATTATAATCTATGGAATAAAAAGAACAAGCTTATACAAGCTTCTTGCTTTAAATCAAATAGAAAGCAAACTCATCTCTCCAAGGAGACGTATCGTATCTGTATTGTCAATAGAAGAATTTATCGATTCTAAATAAGAGAAACTTTCTCTTATTTAGTTTACATTTTATAAAGAATCAAATTATCCACGCTAATTTGGTTCTTTACCGAGTGTAAAAATAAAAAAGTTTTTTGCAGAGCAATTCTATCATATTTTAATTTTATTTACTTTATTTTAGATATTTTTATGCTCAATGATATTTTAAAATTAAATGTTAAAAGGAGATTTTATGGGAACATATAATCCAAATGAACATCCACTTATTACAGTTGTTACGAGTAGTTCTCCTTTAGGAAAAAAATATCCTAAGAATAATAGTTATCAACCCGGCGTTTTATATAATGGAACATTTATTGTATATTTAATTAGTAGTATGCAAGTATTATTTAATTTAATAAGGCAATTAACAAAATATCAAGTTGTAATACTTGGCATTCCAAAAAATGGTTTAATTTCTGGAAATATAGTTTCTAGTAAAAATAATATGATAGCTAATGCTATAGCAAGAACAAAAGAGTATATTAGGTGGAATCCATCGGTATCTTTTATACTAATAGAAATAGATTTTGGTTCTATTCCAGATTTTGTATTGAATACATCACAAGAAGTATTGGATTTTTTAATTTCATTAGATCCTGATTTAATATTTTGTGCTATTTTAATTTTGCCAAGTAGTTCTCAAAAGTTTAACCATGAAAAGAAAGGTTGGCATGTTTATATCAAATGTTCAAATGTAAATGATGTGACTGTTAAAGTATATTCTGAAACATTACAGTCTATTTGTTGGATTAAAGGTTTAGGAAATATAAAATTATCTAAATCTGGCTCTATGCTTGTTAGAAATCCGATGGATATGGCTGTCTTTAGTCCTGAAAGACTAATTGTGGAATCATGTTTTTCAGATGATGAAAATGTAGTTTTTCATGAAATTGAACCATTAATTCAAGAAGGAATATCGAGGGAGTTGTATGAGTAGTAGTTACAAAATGCCAAAACTTGTTAGTAATTTTGAATTATCAAACAAGTTAATAGAAGAAGCTAAGTTAAAAGCTAAACCAGAATCTGAGAGAATCAAAAAATCTCAAAAACAAGAGTTAATAACAATTCTTGTTAAAAACGGAATTTCAAAGAATGAAGCAATGAAAATGACAAGCGATAGGATAGAGAAATTATCGCTTGATCCTTCATTTATAATAAAATTTAATGATGGAAAAGAAGTTGCAGTTGGTGTTATAAAAGCTTGCCCCAAATTATATGAAGGTGAATATGTTGCTGATCCATTTTATGAATTGGAAGGAAAACAAAAAGCAATTATCCTACCTGATGGTAATATCTATTCATTTAAACATGGAGGATATACTATTAGAAATAATACTTCCGTAGCTTATGTTATTGATAGAATTAATAAAATTCAAAATGTTTATTCAGAGCTTGAAGCTCTTGGATTAAAAGATGAATTTGAGAAAATATTATCAAACATAGAAGATTTAAGTAAAAAAGATATTAGAGAAATCAAAACTTTACTTAAAACAAGAGGTGTTATTAAAAATCTTGATGATTTAAATATTAAGTTATATTCAAGATATGAACTTTCATCAGAAGGAAGACCTCTATCGACAGATAAAAATCTTGAAGAACTTTTGCGAAAATATGGATTTGAGTTTTTTTATGATGAAATTGCAAAAGAAATAAAAATTACACATCCTGAAATTTCTAAAAGCACAGATAACGATTTAGGTGTTGCATATTCAATTATTCAATCATATGCTGAAAGAGATAATTTCAAAAAAGACATTATCGAGCATTTAGGTCCTTTATTAATGAATAAATTTGCAATCAATCCTTTAAAAGATATGGTTGAAGATGCTATATCTAAATATGATGGGCAAGATTATATTAAAAAGTTAGTTGATTGTTTAGAGTTAAATAGTACTTATCAATATAAATACGTAATAGTAAGGCTGTGGCTAATTCAATGTGTAGCATCTTGGTTTCATGAGAATGAAAAATGTCCAGTTAAAGGTGCTTATATGAAGTTTGAACAAGTACTTTTGATTCAAGGAATGCAAGGTTTATCTAAAACAAAGTTATTTTCAAAACTTTTAGATTTTAATGGTATGAATAAATACTTCAAAGCAGGAGCAAAGTTAAATCCAAGTGATAAAGATACGATTATACAATCTAATGGATATGGAATTGTTGAATTAGGTGAAATTGATGCAACGTTCCGGAAAAGTGATATAGCTGAATTAAAAGCCTTTTTATCTAACACATATGACCAAGTTAGATTACCATACGATAGAACTGCTTCTAAATATAAAAGAAGAACTTCCTTTTGTGCGAGTGTCAATGAAACAAGTTTCCTCGTTGATATGACGGGAAATAGGCGTTTTTTGATTCTACCATTATTAGCTATAAATTTTATAAAAGTTGAAGAAATTGATTTTTTTCAATTATGGGGTCAAATTGCTACTATGTATAAGAACGGTACAAAATGGTGGTTAGATAGAGATAATATTGAGGATAAAGTAATTCTTGAGGAATTAGAACAACTTCATAATGCTCATGTAAAAACAACTATGATTGATGATATTGTTTATGAAGTAGTTACAAAAATTGAAGAAAGAAGGTCTCTTTCTAATCATTCGCTTGGAAATTATAGTCAATCAAATCAAACTTCATTCTCACCAACTAAAATATTACAATATTTTGGAATACAAAAACCAAATAGATCAGAAATCGCAGAATTCAAAGAAAAAATGTCTAAAGCTGGTTATGAATTCAATAAAGCTAATAGCTTGCGTTTACCTTCTAATTTATTAAATTAATATTTAAAAAGTTGAGAAATTGAGACAGAGTTGAGATTACTCAACTCTTTATGGCTCCGGTTTTACCGGTAATATAACTATAAAGTTGAGAAGTTGAGATTATTTTATAAAATTAAAAAAAATAAAAAATATTTTTATTTAGAAATATAATATTTTAAATTTATATCTCAACTCAACTTTATATAATTATTTTTCAAAGGAAAAAAATGTTTATAAATTTAAAAGAATTTATCAATCAAGATAAAGAAATAAAAAACGAAATCTCTAAAATTTTAAATAAATGTGGCTCTACTGATAAAATTGAAGAATATTATAATTCATTTATAATAGCAAAAAACAATTCGTATCTAATATTCAAAAAATGTTGTTCTAAATTTGATAATATCTACTTTATAGATGCCATATATACAAAAGAAGATTACCGACAAAAAGGTAATGCAACAAAACTATTATCTTCTTTAGATAGTGATTCATTATATATTTTTGATTCTTTTAATCAAAAATTATTTCGCCTATTAAAAAAATTAGGTGCTATAGAATATTCATATTTTAAATGTTCAGAAGGAAGAAAACAATATATATTTTCTCCTAATACAAATTATAATTTTATCCCTAATGAAGATGATTTAGATTTATTATCTTAAATTTAATTGTAACAAATTTACTTCTTTAATTTCTATCAAATTAATTTACTATAGTAACAACAATTACATAGATATTATTTAATTGAATTTAAAAAATAATGGAGATTAAATGAGATTACTAACCGACGAGCAAGCAGAAAAATTACCACAATTATATTCAACTGAGAATATACCAACAAAAGGACCTCTAGGATTACATATAGAAAGAGATATACATTTCAAAGAACAACCTTTTGGACAAATAAAGGAACTACAATGAATACAAAACAAATATTAGATTTTGAGGATTTAGAAACATCTTTACAAAAACAAATAATTGATATTTGTGAAGATGACCCATATAACTTAGACCCTAAAACTTTATATAGAAATATATTTAACAGTAAAGGAGATATTCAAACACTTTCAAAAGTGTTTGAAGTACCAGAATTATTGATTATACAAATTAAAGAAGAAGGGATAGATTTATCATAAAACAATTAAATAAAAAAAGATAGATTAATCTGTCTTTTTATTTTAACTATTCGAAATCTCTTGTTTTAATTCTTTAATTTCTTTTTCTAATGATTCTAATTTAGATAAATCAATTTTGAAATAGGATAATTGTTTTTCTCTAATAGAATTCTTTTTTTCATTAAATATATTTAAAATATCAAAATTTTTTTCTGTTAAAAATTTATATAATAATGAAAATAATAAAGGTAAAATAAAAGCAACCCAAATAAATTTTTCCATTTCACCCCAATCGTAAAATAAAGCAGAAAATATAAAAAATGCATAATATAAGATAAAACCAGTAGCAATAATTATTTTAAAATTTCTATATTTTTTATCAATTATGCTATCAGCAGTTGTTTTTAATTCAATTAAATTATTATAAATCTCATTTTTAGATTTTAAAAGTTCTTTTTTAGTATTTATTTTATCTTTTTTTCTATTTCTAAAAGAGTGTTTTTATTTTCAATATCGTATTTTAATTTAAAATTTTCTTCAGACTGAAATTTAGCTTTTTGTTTATAATATTCATTCTGTTTAACATGATTCTGTATATCTTCTTCTTTTATCGTATCCAAAATAATGTTTATATCTTCATTTATAATTTCTTCAGGTTTTCTAACTGTTGTACGTAATGTGCTGATTGTTTTTATCATACTATCATTAGATAATTTACCATCAATAATTTCATTTTGAAACTTATCGTATTGCTTACCAATATTTTCATTTAAATGTGCGGACATTATAATTTGTGCTTTTGTAATAACATCAAATGACTTTGGAAGTTCTTCTGAACCAAAACCTTTATTAAGTTTAAACCAAAATTTATTCGTTAAAAAAGAAATATCAACTGCATGTGGCATTTTGGTTTTACATTTATCTTCATCATTCCATGCCATTGATAATATTTTTGAATTATTTGTTAAAAGAATATGAGTTAAATTTTCTAATGATGTATTATTCTTTTCTTCTCTTAATATATTAATTTTATTTATAAAAGTAGCACAACTATTAATTTCATCTGGATTAGTTGAAAATTTTTCACTAAATTTTAAAACCATTTCATTATCAATAATATTATATTGATAATTTTTTTCATCTATATAATCTTCTTTAGTGTCTAATAATATTCCATGATTTTCTAAAAATTCATCAAATTTTGTTTTTTTTACAATAATGTCAGATTTTTGAAGACAACCATCTAAAATACTTACCATTGCACTTTTTGAAGGATTAACTTTTATTGGTTGCTCTAAAAGATTTTCAGCTTGTTTAAAGAAATAATCAATTTCTTTTTTAGTTTCATAGAAATATTTTAATTTAATAACTTTATTTTGATTATTAATTTCTTTAACAAGTTTATAAAAATCATCAAATATATGTTTATATAATTCTCCATTATAACCTATAGCACTAAATAATATTTCTGTACTTAAATATATATCTAAGTTATTTTTCCAACTTCCAATATTATTTATATTTGGACTATATCTAATTCCTGAATATAAAACTACACCTTCTTTTATAGAGTTTAAACTTTTAATAAATTCTTTGTCATCTTTATTCATTAAAATAAAACCACTTACTAAATCACTATAACCATTTGATATTGTTTCATCTAATAAAAAAGAAGTAAAAGAATGAATAATTTTTATTTTATCTCTTCCAACAATTACTTTATTTTCCCTTTCTGAAATAAAATCAAAAAGAGAATTTAATAGTTTTTCATGAATAATTTTTATATCTTTATGTCTATCTGTAAGATTTGAATTAACTAATTGATTTTTAAAATTTACATAATACGAATGATTATCTAAAGTAATAAAATCTAATCTTTTTAATGCCGTTTTTACTATCGCTTCAGGAATATTAAAATCATACTCTTTGTTTATGAGGGCTGTTATTTCAATTAGATTAAAACCCATTTTTCCTTGAGTTAATATAATTTCTTTTATAAATTCTGAAATTACATCATAAACATCTTTTTTTACATTATATAATTCCTTCATAACAACCAAAGATGAAAGAACACGATTCTTATTATAACCTACCATAAGCCTCACTTCAATATTTGGTTTAATTATAACATAAATTATTATAAAATAAAATATATAACCGTTCATTTAAACAACTAATTTTTAATCGCCTAGATGCTCAACATACAGGAATAAGTAAGATAAGCCTACATATAATCATTAGGATTAAACTTATAAGAGGTAAAAAATGAGTAAATATTATGCTTATATCAGAGTATCTACAGATAAACAAACTTTAGAAAATCAGAAGCACAAAATATTAGAATTTGCATTTAATAAAAAAATCCAAATTGAAGATTTTATTGAAGTTGAAGTATCTAGTAAGAAAACTCAAAAAGAAAGATTAATAGATGATTTATTTTTAAAATTAGAAGAAAATGATACTTTAGTTATAACAGAGCTTTCAAGACTTGGTAGAAATATGCTAGAGATTTTAAATCTTATTGAAAAATTCAATTCTAAAAATATAAAACTAATTTTTATAAACCAACCAGAACTTTCAACTGATAACTCTGCACTTTCAAATTTACTAATTTCAATATATGGTTACTTTGCACAAACAGAAAGAGAAATCATTAGTGAAAGAACAAAACAAGGATTAGCAG
Above is a genomic segment from Aliarcobacter cryaerophilus containing:
- a CDS encoding recombinase family protein, with protein sequence MSKYYAYIRVSTDKQTLENQKHKILEFAFNKKIQIEDFIEVEVSSKKTQKERLIDDLFLKLEENDTLVITELSRLGRNMLEILNLIEKFNSKNIKLIFINQPELSTDNSALSNLLISIYGYFAQTEREIISERTKQGLAVARAKGKVLGRQKGQIVKSMYDEHKDKIEELYKLGLSVQKIVKYIGVGTQPSLRSWIKNRF
- a CDS encoding VapE domain-containing protein codes for the protein MSSSYKMPKLVSNFELSNKLIEEAKLKAKPESERIKKSQKQELITILVKNGISKNEAMKMTSDRIEKLSLDPSFIIKFNDGKEVAVGVIKACPKLYEGEYVADPFYELEGKQKAIILPDGNIYSFKHGGYTIRNNTSVAYVIDRINKIQNVYSELEALGLKDEFEKILSNIEDLSKKDIREIKTLLKTRGVIKNLDDLNIKLYSRYELSSEGRPLSTDKNLEELLRKYGFEFFYDEIAKEIKITHPEISKSTDNDLGVAYSIIQSYAERDNFKKDIIEHLGPLLMNKFAINPLKDMVEDAISKYDGQDYIKKLVDCLELNSTYQYKYVIVRLWLIQCVASWFHENEKCPVKGAYMKFEQVLLIQGMQGLSKTKLFSKLLDFNGMNKYFKAGAKLNPSDKDTIIQSNGYGIVELGEIDATFRKSDIAELKAFLSNTYDQVRLPYDRTASKYKRRTSFCASVNETSFLVDMTGNRRFLILPLLAINFIKVEEIDFFQLWGQIATMYKNGTKWWLDRDNIEDKVILEELEQLHNAHVKTTMIDDIVYEVVTKIEERRSLSNHSLGNYSQSNQTSFSPTKILQYFGIQKPNRSEIAEFKEKMSKAGYEFNKANSLRLPSNLLN